The proteins below come from a single Verrucomicrobiota bacterium genomic window:
- a CDS encoding amidohydrolase family protein, whose product MNAERGMRNAEWRTHDAPAFWTAAVRCRFSLKEPARKRPRTGAVQTLAVLAALLLSVGSTQAASTLFTGATVHTVSGETLAPGNVLVRGGKIISVSVNVAAKADRVVDLKGLHLYPGLIAVPSSLGLVEVSSVRATLDMSEVGSFNPDVRAWLSVSPDSELLPVARANGITHFLATPQGGTVSGQSGLMRINGWGMEEMTVASPVALHVAWPSAGGGGFGGRRGGGPPAAEEGASARQRRLAELQNFFDEARAYDKAGRAAAANTAAAPALNPSWEAMLPFVRGERPLMVHADDFRQIRAAVAWANTNKFRIILAGGRDAWREASLLASNKVAVIYESTFDLPNRDSESYDANFAAPAVLHRAGVKVIFSEGLGGRAASQARNLPYRAAQAVAFGLPATEALKGMTLHAAEALGVADRLGSIDAGKEASFFAMDGDVLDTRAQVRRLWLAGVEQPLDSKHTRLWQRYNSRPKPN is encoded by the coding sequence ATGAATGCGGAACGCGGAATGCGGAATGCGGAATGGCGGACGCACGACGCGCCAGCGTTTTGGACTGCGGCAGTCCGCTGCCGCTTTTCCTTGAAGGAGCCCGCGCGAAAGCGCCCGAGGACTGGCGCAGTCCAGACCCTCGCGGTGCTCGCGGCGCTGCTTCTTTCAGTCGGTTCAACCCAGGCCGCCAGCACGCTCTTCACCGGCGCCACGGTTCACACCGTCTCCGGCGAGACGCTCGCGCCCGGCAACGTGCTGGTGCGCGGCGGCAAAATCATCTCCGTGTCGGTGAACGTCGCTGCGAAGGCCGACCGCGTCGTGGATCTCAAGGGGCTTCACCTGTATCCCGGCCTCATCGCCGTGCCGAGTTCGCTCGGGCTCGTCGAGGTCAGCTCCGTCCGCGCCACGCTCGACATGAGCGAGGTCGGCAGCTTCAACCCCGATGTGCGCGCGTGGCTGTCCGTCAGCCCCGACTCCGAGCTGCTGCCCGTGGCGCGGGCCAACGGCATCACGCACTTTCTCGCCACGCCGCAGGGCGGCACGGTCAGCGGACAGAGCGGCCTCATGCGCATCAATGGCTGGGGCATGGAGGAGATGACCGTCGCCTCGCCCGTCGCGCTGCACGTCGCCTGGCCGAGCGCCGGCGGTGGCGGCTTCGGAGGACGCCGCGGTGGCGGCCCGCCTGCCGCGGAGGAAGGCGCGAGCGCCCGGCAGCGCAGGCTCGCGGAGTTGCAAAACTTCTTCGACGAGGCGCGAGCCTACGACAAGGCGGGGCGAGCCGCGGCCGCGAACACTGCCGCCGCGCCCGCACTCAATCCTTCGTGGGAGGCGATGCTTCCGTTCGTCCGCGGCGAACGTCCGCTGATGGTGCACGCGGATGATTTCCGCCAGATTCGCGCGGCGGTCGCGTGGGCGAACACGAACAAGTTCAGGATCATCCTCGCCGGCGGACGCGACGCGTGGCGCGAGGCGTCGCTGCTCGCGAGCAACAAGGTCGCGGTCATTTACGAATCCACCTTCGACCTGCCGAACCGCGACTCGGAATCCTACGACGCGAACTTCGCCGCCCCCGCCGTGCTTCATCGCGCCGGCGTGAAGGTCATCTTCAGCGAGGGGCTCGGCGGCCGCGCGGCGTCGCAGGCGCGCAACCTGCCGTATCGCGCGGCGCAGGCGGTGGCGTTCGGCCTGCCCGCGACCGAGGCGCTCAAGGGCATGACGCTCCACGCCGCCGAGGCGCTCGGCGTCGCGGACCGGCTCGGGAGCATCGACGCGGGCAAAGAGGCGAGCTTCTTCGCGATGGACGGCGACGTGCTGGACACGCGCGCGCAGGTCCGGCGGCTGTGGCTGGCGGGCGTCGAGCAACCGCTCGACAGCAAACACACGCGCCTCTGGCAGCGCTACAACAGCCGGCCGAAGCCGAACTGA